A single window of Salvia splendens isolate huo1 chromosome 6, SspV2, whole genome shotgun sequence DNA harbors:
- the LOC121808160 gene encoding uncharacterized protein LOC121808160, which produces MVPSSTLCFRLSLLALLFAFSAAALVEDGELVNGDFETPPTGGFSSEAGISDGPVTIPGWKTNGTVEVVESGQKQGGMILIVPQGAHAVRLGNDAEISQEVAVEKGALYSVTFSAARTCAQLESLNVSVPPASQTIDLQTLYSIQGWDTYAWAFQAAEAVAQVVFRNPGMEDDPTCGPIIDDIAIKKLFVPDRPKGTAVVNGDFEEGPWMFRNESLGVLLPTNLDEETSSLPGWMVESNRAVRYVDSNHFTVPGGKRAVELLSGKEGIISQMVETKPNKPYRLTFSLGQGGDACKQPLAVMVFAGDQAENIHYTPDSNSTFQTASVNFTSKAERTRVAFYSVYYNTRTDDLSSLCGPVVDDVRVELSGSSKARFGGLGFMLLMVLMLV; this is translated from the exons ATGGTTCCCAGCTCTACATTATGCTTCCGCCTCTCTCTACTTGCATTACTATTCGCTTTCTCAGCTGCTGCTCTGGTTGAAGACG GGGAACTAGTGAACGGAGACTTCGAAACCCCGCCAACAGGCGGATTCTCCTCGGAGGCAGGGATCTCTGACGGCCCCGTCACGATCCCCGGGTGGAAGACCAATGGTAcggtggaggtggtggagtcGGGACAGAAGCAGGGCGGTATGATCCTGATCGTGCCGCAGGGAGCCCATGCAGTGCGGCTAGGGAATGACGCCGAGATCAGCCAGGAGGTGGCGGTCGAGAAGGGTGCCCTCTACTCCGTCACGTTCAGCGCCGCCCGCACATGCGCCCAGCTCGAGTCCTTGAACGTGTCGGTGCCCCCAGCATCGCAGACCATCGACCTCCAGACGTTGTACAGCATCCAAGGTTGGGACACCTACGCCTGGGCGTTTCAAGCGGCGGAGGCAGTGGCGCAGGTCGTGTTTCGGAATCCCGGCATGGAGGATGACCCCACATGTGGCCCCATCATCGACGATATTGCCATCAAGAAGCTGTTTGTGCCGGATAGACCCAAAG GTACCGCGGTTGTAAATGGTGATTTCGAGGAGGGGCCGTGGATGTTTAGAAACGAGTCGTTGGGCGTCCTCCTCCCGACCAATCTCGATGAGGAGACATCCTCTCTACCGGGTTGGATGGTGGAGTCGAACAGAGCCGTGCGCTATGTGGACTCCAACCACTTTACCGTCCCTGGGGGCAAACGAGCAGTGGAGTTGCTCTCGGGAAAGGAGGGGATAATCTCCCAGATGGTGGAAACCAAGCCTAACAAGCCATATAGGCTGACGTTCTCGTTGGGCCAGGGGGGAGATGCCTGCAAGCAGCCGTTGGCGGTGATGGTTTTTGCCGGTGATCAGGCTGAGAACATACATTACACTCCTGACTCCAATTCCACCTTCCAGACCGCGAGTGTGAACTTCACGTCCAAGGCGGAGAGGACACGTGTGGCCTTCTACAGCGTGTACTACAACACGAGGACTGATGACTTGAGCTCATTGTGTGGCCCGGTTGTGGATGATGTTAGAGTTGAGCTTTCAGGATCGAGCAAGGCTAGGTTTGGGGGGTTGGGATTCATGTTATTGATGGTTTTGATGTTGGTGTAG